One segment of Rissa tridactyla isolate bRisTri1 chromosome 17, bRisTri1.patW.cur.20221130, whole genome shotgun sequence DNA contains the following:
- the LOC128918731 gene encoding olfactory receptor 10AG1-like yields the protein MEPSNHTAGPGFLLLGFSDHANLQGLHFTVFLIIYLMVITGNGLMPKMLRAFLTGDGSISFFGCAAQLYFLVLLGSTESVLLAAVSYDRYVATCDPLHYGLILNGRLCVRLVVGSWVAVIPVQVGQTYQLFILPGCASHSLHHFFCDVPPLLELACADTFWNQVMLHTIILLFAVLPFSLMVVSYTQIVRAMLKMPSVLGRRKAFSTCSSHLGVVTLFYGSLMVVYFKRRSRDSADTDKYLALFYTIVTPMRNPVVYSLRNKEVRIALKRLLWRK from the exons ATGGAGCCCTCA AACCACACAGCAGGACCTGGCTTTCTTCTTCTGGGATTCTCTGACCACGCCAACCTGCAAGGCCTGCACTTCACGGTCTTCCTGATTATCTACCTCATGGTCATCACAGGGAATGGCCTCATGCCAAAaatgctgcgggctttcctgacaGGAGACGGCAGCATCTCCTTCTttggctgtgctgcccagctgtatttcctggttTTGCTGGGCAGCACCGAAAGCGTTCTCCTGGCTGCCGTGTCCTACGACCGGTATGTAGCTACCTGTGACCCCCTGCACTATGGCCTCATCCTGAATGGGAGGCTCTGTGTCAGACTGGTGGTGGGCTCATGGGTGGCTGTCATCCCAGTACAAGTAGGGCAGACTTACCAGCTGTTCATTTTGCCCGGCTGTGCATCCCATAGCCTTCATCACTTCTTCTGTGATGTCCCCCCTCTGTTGGAACTGGCCTGTGCAGACACTTTCTGGAACCAAGTGATGCTGCACACCATCATCCTGCTCTTTGcagtccttcccttttccttgatGGTCGTTTCTTACACTCAAATTGTCAGGGCAATGCTGAAAATGCCTTCAGTTCTGGGCAGAcgcaaagccttttccacctgctccTCACACCTGGGGGTGGTGACTCTCTTCTATGGCTCCCTCATGGTTGTGTACTTTAAACGACGGTCAAGAGACTCTGCAGACACTGACAAATACCTTGCCCTGTTTTACACGATTGTGACCCCCATGCGCAACCCCGTCGTCTATAGCCTGAGGAATAAGGAAGTGAGAATTGCCCTGAAGAGGCTCCTATGGAGAAAGTGA
- the LOC128918732 gene encoding olfactory receptor 14J1-like, with translation MPNGSSITHFLLLAFADTRELQLLHFWLFLAIYLAALLGNGLIITAVACDHRLHTPIYFFLLNLALLNPGCISTTLLKAMASSLWNTRAISYSACAAQLFLFLLLISTEYYLLTVMAYDRYVAICKPLHYGSLLGSKACVHMAAAAWGSGFLNALLHTANTFSIPLCQGNALDQFFCEIPQILKLSCSDSDYLREGRLLVFPAFSSFACFVFIVVSYVQIFRAVLRVPSEQGRHKAFSTCLPHLAVVSLFLSTAVFSYLKPSSISSPVLDLAMSVLYLVVPPAVNPLIYSMRNRELRDALRKLLQCTAIFTENSRTTFCS, from the coding sequence atgcccaacggcagctccatcacccacttcctcctgctggcattcgcagacacgcgggagctgcagctcttgcacttctggctcttcctggccatctacctggctgccctcctgggcaatggcctcatcatcactgccgtagcctgtgaccaccgcctccacacccccatctacttcttcctcctcaacctcgccctcctcaacccgggctgcatctccaccactctcctcAAAGCCATGGCCAGTTCCCTCTGgaacaccagggccatctcctactcGGCATGTGCTGCCCAgctctttctctttctgcttttgataTCAACAGAAtattatcttctgacagtcatggcctacgaccgctatgttgccatctgcaaacccctgcactatgggtccctcctgggcagcaaaGCTTgcgtccacatggcagcagctgcctggggcagtggctttctcaatgctctgctccacactgccaatacattttcaatacctctctgccaaggcaatgccctagaccagttcttctgtgaaatcccccagatcctcaagctctcctgttcagactcagactacctcagggaaggCAGGCTTCTTGtgtttcctgccttttcttcttttgcgtgttttgttttcattgtggtgtcctatgtgcagatcttcagggctgtgctgagggtcccctcagagcagggacgacacaaagccttttccacgtgtctgcctcacctggccgtggtctctctgtttctcagcactgcagtattttcctacctgaagccctcctccatctcctccccagtacTAGACCTAGCGATGTCTGTTCTGTACttggtggtgcctccagcagtgaatcccctcatctacagcatgaggaaccgggagctcagggatgccctgaggaaactattGCAATGTACTGCAATATTCACAGAAAACAGCAGGACAACCTTTTGTTCATAA
- the LOC128918700 gene encoding olfactory receptor 14J1-like — MAYDRYVAICKPLHYGSFLGSRACVHMAAAAWGSGFLHALLHTANTFSIPLCQGNALDQFFCEIPQILKLSCSDADYLREVGLILFSACLFFACFVFIVVSYVQIFRAVLKIPSQQRRHKAFSTCLPHLAVVSLFLSTAVFAHLKPSSILSPSLDLVMAVVYSVVPPAVNPLIYSMRNRELKDALRKLI; from the coding sequence atggcctacgaccgctacgttgccatctgtaaacccctgcactatgggtccttcctgggcagcagagcttgtgtccacatggcagcagctgcctggggcagtggctttctccatgctctgctccacactgccaatacattttcaatacccctctgccaaggcaatgccctagaccagttcttctgtgaaatcccccagatcctcaagctctcctgctcagacgcAGACTatctcagggaagttgggcttattcTATTcagtgcctgtttattctttgcgtgttttgttttcattgtggtgtcctatgtgcagatcttcagggctgtgctgaagATCCCCTCGCAGCAAAGacgacacaaagccttttccacatgcctccctcacctggccgtggtctctctgtttctcagcactgcagtATTTGCTCACCTGAAGCCCTCCTCCATCTTGTCCCCATCCCTCGATCTGGTGATGGCTGTtgtgtactcggtggtgcctccagcagtgaaccccctcatctacagcatgaggaaccgggagctcaaggatgccctgaggaaactcaTTTGA